Proteins encoded by one window of Plasmodium reichenowi strain SY57 chromosome Unknown, whole genome shotgun sequence:
- a CDS encoding putative membrane protein (conserved Plasmodium membrane protein, unknown function): ILTSSFFFVFLFFLHICFKIIMRDFMIFQCDLLMNEFGFILIFLNLSDSYYLKYSNTLIICILRLLSFKILFNSAVRKLVYDRKAWVNFDCFENFFFSQPVPSLLSYMANCKFDKKLICFCIIVSEIIFSWLVFCASRLRLFFFGIFV, translated from the exons atattaaCGTCttcgtttttttttgttttcttatttttccttcatatttgttttaaaattattatgagGGACTTTATGATATTTCAATg CGATTTATTAATGAACGAATTTggatttattttaatatttttaaatttaagtgattcttattatttaaaatattctaACACACTTATAATATGCATCTTAAGACTACTctcttttaaaatattgttTAACTCGGCAGTTCGAAAGTTAG TTTATGATAGGAAAGCTTGGGTAAATTTCGACTGTTTTgaaaatttctttttctctCAACCTGTCCCATCTCTTTTATCAT aTATGGCAAATTGTAAATTTGATAAGAAACTAATTTGTTTTTGTATAATAGTATCTGAG ATAATATTTTCCTGGCTTGTATTTTGTGCATCACGTTTAAGATTATTCTTTTTTGGAATCTTTGTTT